The Paenibacillus sophorae genome has a segment encoding these proteins:
- the pstA gene encoding phosphate ABC transporter permease PstA, with product MKAKTADKIATFVIVTLALLIVAVLAGLLGYILFRGISHISWDFLTSAPQKIRAGGGVGPQLFNSLFLLVLTLLITVPLGLGAGIYMAEYARPGKITSFIRLIVEVLSSFPSIVVGLFGLLLIVNIFGLGFSLVSGALALTVFNLPLMVRITEQAFRSVPAQQKEAGFALGLSKWKIVTTVLFPVALPPIITGTILSAGRVFGEAAALMFTAGMSSPRLDFGNWNPLSPSSPLNPFRPAETLAVHIWKINSEGLAPDAAEIAAGASAVLVITVLIFNLVARYFGRLIYRKLTASRRMN from the coding sequence ATGAAAGCAAAAACAGCCGACAAGATCGCCACCTTTGTTATTGTAACTTTGGCTCTGTTGATCGTCGCCGTTCTGGCCGGTCTGCTTGGATACATTTTATTTCGGGGAATAAGCCATATCAGCTGGGATTTTCTAACATCGGCTCCGCAAAAAATACGCGCGGGCGGCGGTGTAGGCCCGCAGCTGTTTAACTCGTTGTTCCTGCTTGTCCTGACGCTGCTGATCACTGTGCCGCTTGGACTAGGTGCAGGCATCTATATGGCGGAGTATGCGCGTCCGGGAAAAATCACCAGCTTTATCCGCCTGATTGTTGAGGTTCTGTCTTCCTTCCCGTCGATCGTCGTCGGTTTGTTCGGTCTGCTGCTGATCGTTAACATTTTCGGACTCGGCTTCTCACTGGTTTCGGGGGCGCTGGCCCTGACCGTATTCAACCTGCCGCTGATGGTGCGGATTACTGAGCAGGCGTTCCGCAGCGTACCCGCTCAGCAGAAGGAAGCCGGGTTCGCGCTCGGGCTGTCTAAATGGAAAATAGTCACAACGGTTCTGTTCCCTGTAGCGCTTCCCCCAATTATCACGGGAACCATCCTATCCGCTGGCCGGGTATTTGGTGAAGCCGCCGCCCTGATGTTCACGGCGGGGATGAGCAGCCCTCGTCTGGACTTCGGCAACTGGAATCCGCTGAGTCCGTCTTCACCGCTGAATCCGTTCCGCCCGGCCGAGACGCTGGCTGTGCATATCTGGAAGATTAACAGCGAAGGGCTCGCGCCCGATGCGGCGGAGATTGCCGCCGGAGCGTCGGCTGTTTTGGTTATCACGGTTCTGATCTTTAATCTGGTCGCCCGCTATTTTGGCCGATTGATCTACCGGAAATTGACAGCATCGCGAAGAATGAATTAA
- the pstB gene encoding phosphate ABC transporter ATP-binding protein PstB has product MEATLTAPHILQAAKTERDFRTENLSIYYGTYEAVKGISLPFPEKSVTALIGPSGCGKSTFLRSLNRMNDEISGSTSKGSIWIDGVDINSPGTDVIKLRQKIGMVWQKPNPFYKSIYENIAFGPKYHGVKGKKALDEIVESSLRRAALWDEVKDRLKDSALALSGGQQQRLCIARALSVNPQILLLDEPASALDPVSTGKVEELIKELKEQLRIVIVTHNMQQAARISDFTAYFYLGQLIEYGMTEKVFTNPENTMTQEYIMGRFG; this is encoded by the coding sequence ATGGAAGCGACACTTACTGCACCTCATATTTTGCAGGCAGCGAAGACAGAAAGGGATTTCCGGACTGAGAATTTAAGTATATACTACGGCACATATGAAGCTGTAAAAGGCATCAGCCTGCCGTTTCCCGAGAAGTCGGTTACGGCATTGATCGGACCTTCCGGCTGCGGCAAATCAACCTTTTTGCGGTCGCTGAACCGGATGAATGACGAGATTTCCGGATCGACCAGCAAAGGAAGCATCTGGATCGACGGAGTGGATATCAACTCTCCGGGCACGGATGTAATTAAGCTTCGGCAAAAGATCGGTATGGTCTGGCAGAAACCGAACCCTTTTTATAAATCGATCTACGAAAATATCGCCTTTGGTCCGAAATACCATGGCGTCAAAGGAAAAAAAGCGCTGGATGAAATTGTGGAAAGCAGTCTGCGCCGCGCTGCATTGTGGGACGAGGTAAAGGACCGCCTGAAGGATTCCGCCCTGGCGCTCTCCGGCGGGCAGCAGCAGCGGCTATGTATTGCGCGGGCGCTGTCGGTTAATCCACAAATTTTGCTGCTCGACGAGCCTGCATCGGCGCTTGACCCGGTTTCCACCGGAAAGGTCGAAGAACTCATTAAAGAATTGAAAGAGCAGCTGCGTATCGTTATTGTTACCCATAATATGCAGCAGGCGGCGCGGATTTCCGATTTTACAGCTTATTTTTACCTCGGCCAGCTGATTGAATACGGAATGACGGAAAAAGTATTTACAAATCCGGAAAATACGATGACTCAGGAATATATTATGGGCCGTTTCGGCTGA
- a CDS encoding MBL fold metallo-hydrolase, giving the protein MRVTRNGQMLQLTWMPRLFPVNCYIVEEENDLTLIDAGMPFSLKGILRTAESLRKPLARIVLTHAHDDHVGAVDALKKRLPQVSLYISERDAALLRGDRTLREGEPETPIRGGVPKNVTSIPDHLISDGDEIGSLTAISTPGHTPGSMSFFDRRNGAVIAGDAMQTFRSVAVTGVVVPLFPFPAMATWNKEAALESAVKIEKLNPSLLAVGHGNLLKQPGERLRAAIAKAELHISQEKRGMNHVAKSGPGPQ; this is encoded by the coding sequence ATGAGAGTTACGCGTAACGGTCAAATGCTTCAACTAACTTGGATGCCGCGTCTGTTTCCGGTAAACTGCTATATTGTAGAGGAAGAAAATGACCTGACTTTGATTGATGCAGGTATGCCCTTCAGTCTGAAAGGCATTCTTCGCACCGCCGAATCGCTTCGCAAGCCGCTCGCTCGAATCGTGCTCACCCATGCGCATGACGATCATGTCGGGGCTGTAGATGCTTTGAAGAAGCGTCTGCCTCAGGTGAGCCTATATATATCCGAGAGGGATGCGGCGCTGCTGCGCGGTGACCGTACATTGCGGGAAGGCGAGCCGGAAACTCCGATCCGCGGCGGAGTTCCCAAGAACGTAACCAGCATTCCCGATCATTTGATTAGTGATGGCGACGAGATCGGTTCGTTGACGGCTATTTCCACACCGGGGCATACTCCAGGCTCGATGTCCTTCTTTGACCGCCGGAACGGGGCCGTTATCGCAGGTGATGCGATGCAGACTTTCCGCAGCGTTGCTGTTACCGGTGTGGTCGTGCCGCTATTCCCTTTTCCGGCGATGGCAACGTGGAATAAAGAAGCCGCACTGGAGAGCGCTGTAAAAATTGAGAAGCTGAATCCCTCGCTCCTGGCGGTGGGACATGGTAATTTGCTTAAACAGCCCGGTGAACGGCTGCGCGCCGCTATTGCCAAAGCTGAACTACACATTTCACAAGAGAAACGGGGAATGAATCATGTCGCCAAGAGCGGGCCTGGACCGCAATAA
- a CDS encoding TetR/AcrR family transcriptional regulator, which produces MSPRAGLDRNKIVIEAAQIADEHGMEGVTLAALAARLGVRPPSLYNHIDGQAGLRALLAVYGLKQLYEAMSSASQGLSGSEAVLAMGKSYAEFAKQHPGLYEMTLEAPDADNAELNEEGGRVLKLIISVLAPYKLSEQGELHAVRGLRSILHGFASLEQKGGFGIPLDVSVSLSATIHAFLAGIDRFRE; this is translated from the coding sequence ATGTCGCCAAGAGCGGGCCTGGACCGCAATAAAATTGTAATAGAGGCTGCGCAAATTGCCGACGAGCATGGAATGGAGGGGGTAACGCTGGCCGCACTTGCCGCCAGGCTGGGAGTACGCCCCCCTTCGTTGTATAATCACATTGACGGACAAGCGGGGCTGCGTGCGCTGCTCGCGGTATACGGTCTGAAGCAGCTCTATGAGGCGATGTCATCAGCATCGCAGGGATTAAGCGGCAGCGAAGCCGTGCTCGCGATGGGGAAGAGCTATGCCGAATTTGCCAAACAGCATCCTGGGCTGTATGAGATGACTCTTGAAGCTCCGGATGCGGATAACGCCGAACTTAACGAAGAAGGGGGACGTGTGCTGAAGCTGATTATCAGTGTACTTGCGCCCTACAAGCTGAGTGAGCAAGGTGAACTGCATGCCGTAAGAGGACTTCGCAGTATTTTACATGGCTTCGCCTCTCTGGAGCAAAAGGGGGGCTTCGGCATTCCGCTTGACGTAAGCGTCAGCCTGTCCGCTACCATTCATGCTTTTCTGGCGGGCATTGACCGCTTCAGAGAGTAA
- a CDS encoding AlkZ-related protein, with protein MMLHEAKAGAPFTFDDAAELVTNIGILPLAPLIPEHPSLKGLTREEDWHTDTELDPWQWRVRFPGEGKAAYGKFLKKKAVLVAREWFPYFPAALGSSLTLKERYDRGLSGREALTVLEIIEGKEGIETRQLRSEAEMKAKEKKTAFDNALNELQGSVDIVISGVRARLNADGDKNGWNSTSFETAAHWMRESGMEPFAGDKEEAIAWLNARIEPVWSPEATAWIQKLWAKTK; from the coding sequence ATGATGTTACATGAAGCAAAAGCGGGAGCGCCTTTTACTTTTGATGATGCCGCTGAACTTGTTACAAATATCGGAATACTGCCGCTTGCCCCGCTTATTCCGGAGCATCCTTCGCTTAAGGGACTGACGAGAGAAGAGGATTGGCATACGGACACGGAGCTTGATCCGTGGCAGTGGCGGGTCCGGTTTCCGGGAGAAGGCAAAGCGGCATACGGAAAATTTCTGAAGAAAAAGGCGGTGCTGGTCGCAAGGGAATGGTTCCCCTATTTTCCTGCCGCATTGGGAAGTTCCCTTACGCTGAAAGAACGATATGACCGCGGCTTGTCCGGCAGAGAAGCGCTGACGGTGCTGGAGATCATTGAGGGAAAAGAGGGCATTGAGACGCGTCAGCTTCGATCAGAAGCAGAAATGAAAGCCAAGGAGAAGAAGACCGCCTTTGACAATGCCTTAAACGAGCTGCAAGGCTCTGTGGATATCGTCATTTCCGGCGTCCGCGCTCGGCTTAATGCCGATGGCGACAAAAACGGCTGGAACAGCACATCGTTCGAAACAGCCGCGCACTGGATGCGGGAGAGCGGAATGGAACCGTTCGCAGGGGACAAGGAAGAAGCCATTGCCTGGCTGAATGCCCGGATCGAGCCGGTCTGGTCGCCGGAAGCGACGGCATGGATTCAAAAATTATGGGCCAAAACAAAATAA
- a CDS encoding aminopeptidase — MDFKQKLENYALLAVKVGVNIQPGQTLVVNADIASAELVRLVVRKAYEAGAKLVKVNYSDEVVTRTRYDLAPEVSFSEPPKWFADEMEDLAQNNACFLTIISTDPDLLNGVDPGRIRAYQLVSAEVMASYRQLLMSNHASWSGVAYPSASWAAKVFPDAPEEERIHLLWDAIFRAVRADVENPLEAWQLHLDGLKRRCDKLNERKYRKLHYTAPGTDLTVELPEGHIWCQAGAVNAKGVPFLANIPTEEVFSVPHRDGTNGTVSSTKPLSYAGNIIDRFTLTFKDGRVTDYTAEVGQDKLDALLSMDEGAVSLGEVALVPHRSPISASGILYYTTLFDENASCHLALGGSYAFTLEGGTALTKEQLAERGMNQSLIHVDFMMGSPEMNIDGITEDGTVEPIFRNGGWA, encoded by the coding sequence TTGGATTTTAAGCAAAAGCTGGAGAATTACGCGCTGCTTGCCGTAAAGGTCGGCGTCAACATACAACCCGGACAGACCCTTGTCGTCAATGCGGACATTGCATCGGCCGAACTGGTCCGCCTGGTCGTCCGCAAAGCTTACGAAGCGGGCGCCAAGCTGGTCAAGGTCAATTATTCGGATGAAGTCGTGACGCGGACACGCTACGACCTGGCACCGGAGGTATCCTTCTCGGAGCCTCCGAAGTGGTTCGCGGATGAGATGGAGGATCTTGCGCAGAACAACGCTTGCTTCCTAACCATTATTTCGACTGATCCGGATCTGCTGAATGGCGTTGATCCGGGTCGGATCAGGGCATACCAGCTGGTGTCGGCGGAAGTGATGGCAAGCTATCGTCAGCTGCTGATGAGCAATCATGCAAGCTGGAGCGGAGTCGCCTATCCTTCGGCCTCCTGGGCCGCCAAAGTATTTCCGGATGCGCCGGAGGAAGAGCGGATTCATCTATTGTGGGACGCGATTTTCCGCGCGGTCCGCGCGGATGTGGAGAACCCGCTTGAAGCATGGCAGCTGCACCTAGACGGGCTGAAGCGCCGCTGCGACAAGCTGAATGAGCGTAAGTACCGCAAGCTGCATTACACCGCACCGGGCACCGACTTGACCGTCGAGCTGCCTGAGGGGCATATTTGGTGCCAGGCCGGCGCGGTGAACGCAAAGGGTGTTCCTTTTCTGGCCAATATACCGACGGAGGAAGTATTCTCGGTTCCGCATCGGGATGGGACGAACGGTACAGTCAGCAGCACCAAGCCTCTCAGCTATGCTGGAAACATTATCGACCGCTTTACCCTGACCTTTAAGGATGGCAGGGTAACGGACTACACTGCGGAAGTCGGGCAGGATAAGCTGGATGCGCTCCTATCTATGGATGAAGGAGCGGTTTCACTTGGCGAAGTGGCGCTGGTGCCCCACCGGTCTCCGATTTCGGCAAGCGGCATTCTCTATTACACCACCTTGTTTGACGAGAATGCCTCCTGCCATCTTGCGCTCGGAGGCTCGTACGCCTTCACTTTGGAGGGCGGCACGGCGCTTACGAAGGAGCAGCTCGCCGAGCGCGGAATGAATCAGAGTCTCATTCACGTCGATTTCATGATGGGTTCACCTGAGATGAACATTGACGGCATTACGGAGGACGGCACTGTCGAGCCAATCTTCCGGAATGGCGGATGGGCGTAA
- a CDS encoding aminopeptidase produces MTDFEAKLSKYADLAVKIGVNVQPGQALVVNSPITAAEFVRLIAAKAYEAGASQVKVNWSDERITRLQFEHAAPEVFSKAPTWYAGEITEFAENGAAVLSVIAEDPDALKGIDPLRIAEYQKTRGAALSKYRDFIMSDKISWSIVAIPSQAWADKVFPDVPAEERVNKLWEAIFHTVRLDREDPVASWQEHLNTLEEKAAVLNAKKYKKLHYVAPGTDLTIELPEGHLWAQGDSINANGHTFVANMPTEEVFTAPLKTGVNGTVRSTKPLSHAGNIIDGFSLTFENGRIVGLSAEKGQETLEHLINLDEGAKYLGEVALVPHHSPISESNILYYNTLFDENASNHLAIGTAYAFCLEGGKSMTKEQLEERGLNTSVTHVDFMIGSAEMNIFGITNDGTEEPVFLNGNWAF; encoded by the coding sequence ATGACTGATTTTGAAGCAAAACTCTCCAAATACGCTGACCTGGCCGTGAAAATAGGCGTAAATGTGCAGCCGGGGCAGGCGTTGGTCGTAAATTCGCCCATAACCGCTGCGGAGTTCGTTCGTTTGATTGCGGCCAAGGCGTATGAGGCCGGCGCCAGCCAGGTCAAAGTGAACTGGAGCGACGAACGCATTACCCGTCTGCAATTCGAGCATGCCGCGCCGGAGGTATTCTCCAAAGCGCCGACCTGGTATGCCGGTGAGATTACCGAATTTGCCGAGAACGGTGCGGCTGTATTGTCGGTCATCGCTGAAGATCCGGATGCGCTGAAAGGGATTGACCCGCTGCGGATTGCCGAATATCAGAAGACCCGTGGAGCCGCCTTGTCCAAATACCGTGATTTTATCATGTCGGACAAAATCAGCTGGAGCATCGTCGCCATTCCTTCGCAGGCCTGGGCCGACAAGGTGTTTCCGGACGTTCCTGCTGAAGAACGGGTGAACAAGCTGTGGGAGGCGATATTCCATACCGTGCGTCTGGACCGTGAAGACCCCGTAGCGTCCTGGCAGGAGCATCTGAACACGCTGGAAGAGAAGGCGGCCGTACTGAATGCCAAGAAATACAAAAAGCTTCATTATGTCGCTCCGGGCACGGACCTGACCATCGAGCTGCCGGAAGGCCATTTATGGGCGCAAGGGGACAGCATTAACGCGAATGGCCACACCTTCGTCGCCAATATGCCTACAGAAGAAGTGTTCACAGCACCGCTGAAGACCGGCGTCAACGGGACTGTCCGCAGCACGAAACCGCTGAGCCATGCTGGGAATATTATCGACGGCTTCTCGCTCACCTTCGAGAACGGAAGGATTGTCGGATTATCGGCCGAGAAGGGACAGGAAACGCTGGAGCATTTGATCAACTTGGACGAAGGCGCCAAATATTTGGGCGAAGTGGCTCTGGTCCCCCATCACTCCCCTATTTCAGAATCTAATATTTTATATTACAACACTTTATTTGACGAAAATGCTTCGAACCATCTCGCGATCGGTACCGCGTACGCGTTCTGTCTGGAAGGCGGCAAGAGCATGACGAAAGAACAGCTTGAAGAGCGCGGCCTCAACACAAGTGTTACGCATGTCGATTTCATGATCGGCTCTGCAGAGATGAATATATTCGGCATCACAAATGACGGCACGGAAGAACCGGTATTTCTGAACGGGAATTGGGCGTTTTAA
- a CDS encoding TrkH family potassium uptake protein: protein MANLSYGGLRLTPPKILALGFILLIGTGTVLLSLPISSANGRISWIDALFMATSATCVTGLAVIDTGTGLTTFGQIVLLVLFQFGGLGFVTMATLVTLVLNRRISLKERLLLQESMNQNSMQGIVLLIRRVLIYSLVIQLAGASVLALRFLKDMSAGKAIYYGIFHSISIFNNAGFDLFGDVHGPFSGLTRYAEDPVVNITAILLIFLGGIGFIVLSDVIDFRKRRRLTLHSKVVLSTSLILIAAGAGLFFWLEIYHTLKPLHPGGKVMASILQAITPRSGGVTTIDIYKLRESTQFLIILLMFIGAAPGSTGGGIKLTTFALLIAAVYSRIRGKEDVVLFRHRLSKENVYRAITMTLLSLLLVVTATMLLSITEKADFLAVMFEAVSAFGTSGLTMGLTTELTTIGKILIIILMFMGRTGPLTLAYALRPTKGKELYRHPEGHLMIG from the coding sequence ATGGCCAATTTATCCTACGGCGGGCTGCGTCTGACTCCGCCCAAAATTCTTGCACTCGGCTTTATTCTGCTAATCGGCACAGGTACCGTGCTGCTGTCTCTTCCCATTTCATCGGCGAACGGCCGTATTTCGTGGATCGACGCGCTGTTTATGGCGACCTCCGCTACATGCGTGACCGGGCTGGCCGTTATCGATACCGGCACGGGACTTACGACCTTCGGCCAGATTGTGCTTCTCGTGCTATTCCAGTTCGGGGGTCTTGGCTTCGTAACGATGGCGACGCTGGTTACGCTTGTGCTCAATAGGCGGATATCACTTAAAGAGCGGCTTTTGCTGCAGGAGTCGATGAACCAGAACTCCATGCAGGGGATCGTCCTCCTCATTCGCCGGGTTCTGATTTATTCGCTTGTAATTCAGCTTGCCGGAGCGTCCGTACTGGCGCTGAGATTTCTTAAGGACATGTCGGCAGGCAAAGCAATATACTACGGGATATTCCATAGCATTTCCATTTTTAATAATGCCGGCTTCGACCTCTTTGGCGATGTACACGGACCGTTCAGCGGTTTGACGCGGTATGCGGAAGATCCGGTGGTAAATATCACGGCTATATTGCTCATTTTTCTGGGCGGCATTGGCTTTATCGTATTGTCCGATGTGATCGATTTCCGCAAACGGAGAAGGCTTACCCTGCACTCCAAAGTGGTTCTGTCGACCTCGCTTATTCTGATCGCTGCCGGCGCGGGATTATTTTTCTGGCTGGAGATCTATCATACGCTGAAGCCGCTGCATCCCGGCGGAAAGGTTATGGCTTCTATTTTACAAGCTATTACTCCCCGTTCCGGCGGGGTCACGACTATTGATATATATAAGCTTAGAGAATCCACTCAATTCCTGATTATTCTGCTGATGTTCATCGGCGCGGCCCCGGGCTCGACCGGCGGGGGGATCAAGCTGACGACATTCGCCCTGCTCATCGCCGCCGTATACTCGCGTATTCGCGGCAAAGAGGATGTTGTTCTGTTCCGGCATCGTCTGTCCAAGGAGAACGTCTACCGTGCCATAACCATGACGCTGCTCTCTCTGCTCCTTGTGGTTACCGCAACGATGCTCCTGTCCATTACCGAGAAAGCCGATTTCCTTGCGGTCATGTTCGAGGCGGTATCCGCGTTTGGAACCTCCGGGCTTACAATGGGGCTGACAACGGAACTTACGACCATCGGGAAAATTCTCATCATTATTCTGATGTTCATGGGACGGACCGGACCGCTGACGCTGGCATATGCCCTTAGGCCGACCAAAGGCAAGGAACTGTACCGCCATCCCGAAGGGCATCTTATGATCGGATAG
- a CDS encoding VOC family protein, translating into MNSPILNKIGAVFVPVSDIERSKEWYCRLLGLPLDDEILFGHLFVIPMDGPAIVLDSKIFTMESVLNTPLFHLNTNDIDAAYDFVKQSGAEILTDIEHDHWFNFRDPDGNVLMICRS; encoded by the coding sequence GTGAACAGTCCCATCCTGAACAAAATCGGTGCTGTTTTTGTTCCGGTCAGCGATATTGAGAGGTCAAAAGAATGGTATTGCCGTCTTCTAGGTTTACCGCTTGACGATGAAATATTGTTCGGACATTTGTTCGTGATCCCGATGGATGGTCCTGCCATTGTGCTTGACAGCAAAATTTTCACGATGGAAAGCGTGCTGAACACACCATTATTTCACCTGAATACCAACGATATTGACGCCGCTTACGATTTTGTGAAGCAGAGCGGAGCCGAGATACTGACCGATATTGAGCATGATCATTGGTTCAATTTTAGAGACCCGGACGGTAATGTGCTGATGATCTGTCGCAGCTAG
- a CDS encoding GNAT family N-acetyltransferase — MIKKSFIIREAVPEDACGVETLYRLLLPDHPGIEVLPDRINQIAVNPDSFLFVCEEDNRIIGTVHLHICMDALSGCRPFAVVERVIVSPDMQGKGCGAALMRYAEQTATERGALKIMLSSASRREEAHLFYAALGYDGEGSKLFKKYL; from the coding sequence TTGATAAAAAAAAGCTTCATCATCAGGGAAGCCGTACCGGAGGACGCCTGCGGGGTCGAGACGTTGTACCGTCTCCTGCTTCCGGATCATCCGGGTATTGAAGTATTGCCCGATCGGATAAACCAGATAGCGGTGAATCCGGACAGCTTCTTGTTCGTATGCGAAGAAGATAATCGGATCATTGGTACGGTGCATCTGCATATCTGTATGGATGCGCTCAGCGGCTGCCGCCCTTTCGCTGTTGTGGAAAGGGTGATCGTGTCTCCTGACATGCAGGGAAAAGGCTGTGGCGCGGCTTTAATGAGATATGCAGAGCAGACAGCCACCGAACGCGGCGCACTCAAAATCATGCTGTCCAGCGCCTCCCGAAGAGAGGAAGCGCATCTCTTTTACGCCGCGCTTGGCTATGATGGGGAAGGAAGCAAGCTTTTTAAGAAATATCTCTAA
- a CDS encoding GNAT family N-acetyltransferase, translating into MEVTFRELVPGDAEELLRLQHSLDKETDFMLLEPGERQTDLRQVQEMIDGFAQSKTSNLIGAEVDGQLAGFVLARGGTVNRNRHSAYLVMGLLKRYQGMGVGSGLLRGLIAWAEERGLVRLELTVMKHNNRAIALYTKCGFTAEGTKVKSLKVNGAWVDELYMSKIIGGAAQENT; encoded by the coding sequence GTGGAAGTAACTTTCAGAGAGCTGGTTCCCGGCGATGCCGAGGAGCTTCTTCGTCTGCAGCATAGCCTGGATAAAGAAACAGACTTTATGCTATTGGAACCTGGGGAGCGGCAAACCGACTTGCGGCAGGTTCAGGAAATGATCGATGGATTTGCCCAGTCCAAGACATCCAATCTGATTGGAGCTGAGGTGGACGGACAGCTGGCTGGCTTTGTCTTAGCTAGAGGAGGCACTGTAAACCGCAACCGTCATAGCGCTTATCTCGTAATGGGGCTGCTGAAGCGGTATCAGGGAATGGGTGTGGGCAGCGGACTGCTGCGGGGGCTTATAGCCTGGGCTGAAGAGCGCGGTCTCGTTCGGCTGGAGCTTACTGTTATGAAGCATAACAACCGGGCCATTGCTTTGTACACCAAATGCGGCTTTACCGCCGAGGGGACCAAAGTGAAGTCGCTTAAGGTAAACGGCGCTTGGGTGGATGAACTCTATATGAGCAAAATTATCGGCGGCGCCGCACAGGAGAATACATAG
- a CDS encoding hemolysin family protein, translating into MGIGLSLTLVAVLIVFTAFFVATEFAIVRLRGSRISQMVLEGRKNAVAVQKVSANLDGYLSACQLGITITALGIGALAEPAFDQLLYPFFHWAGIGSELSHVLSFVLAFFIATFLHVVIGELAPKTAAINKAEEISLLTAKPIILFYRILFPLIWLLNGSANLLVRLFGMKPASEHEEAHSEEEIRLILSESYESGKINKAEYGYVNRIFAFDEMLAREIMVPRTDMVCLYTNNSLQENLDIIRKEQYTRFPVADGNKDNIVGMINTKQWYLKYDNNPAFNFKDLIHPVMTVSEVTPVKTLLTRMQREQVHIALLLDEYGGTSGLITIEDILEEIVGEIRDEFDADERKNVEKLGESHYLVDGKVSLPEVRKLTGLDLDDDEVTTIGGWLYSHLEEPAVGKEIAQGHSKLIVREMNRHRIRKVEIAIRSNHEQTMEESLT; encoded by the coding sequence ATGGGTATAGGACTTAGTTTGACGTTGGTGGCAGTTTTGATTGTTTTTACCGCTTTTTTTGTAGCTACGGAATTTGCAATTGTGCGACTACGGGGAAGCCGGATCAGCCAAATGGTGCTTGAAGGACGTAAAAATGCGGTTGCCGTTCAAAAGGTTTCCGCTAATCTGGACGGATATCTGTCCGCCTGCCAGCTCGGCATCACCATTACTGCCCTGGGCATCGGTGCTCTTGCGGAGCCCGCTTTTGACCAACTGCTCTATCCGTTCTTCCACTGGGCCGGCATCGGCAGCGAATTAAGCCATGTCCTGTCATTCGTGCTTGCTTTCTTTATTGCGACATTTCTGCATGTCGTTATCGGCGAACTCGCACCGAAGACCGCAGCCATCAACAAAGCCGAAGAAATCAGTCTGCTGACCGCCAAACCGATTATTTTGTTCTATCGTATCCTGTTTCCTTTAATCTGGCTGCTTAACGGCTCTGCCAATCTTCTGGTTCGCCTGTTCGGGATGAAGCCGGCCAGCGAGCATGAAGAGGCGCACTCTGAGGAAGAAATCCGACTGATTTTGTCCGAGAGCTATGAGAGCGGCAAGATTAACAAAGCTGAATACGGGTATGTAAACCGCATTTTTGCTTTTGATGAAATGCTGGCCCGTGAAATCATGGTTCCGCGTACCGATATGGTTTGCCTTTATACCAATAATTCGCTGCAAGAGAACCTGGATATTATCCGTAAAGAGCAGTATACCCGCTTTCCGGTAGCGGATGGCAATAAGGACAATATCGTCGGGATGATCAATACAAAGCAATGGTATCTCAAATATGACAATAATCCCGCTTTCAATTTCAAAGACCTTATTCATCCTGTCATGACCGTTTCCGAGGTTACACCTGTTAAGACGCTTCTGACGCGCATGCAGAGGGAACAAGTTCATATCGCTCTCCTGCTTGATGAATACGGCGGAACCTCCGGACTGATTACGATTGAGGACATTCTGGAAGAGATCGTGGGCGAGATTCGGGATGAATTTGACGCAGATGAACGCAAAAATGTGGAAAAGCTCGGTGAATCCCATTACTTGGTGGACGGCAAAGTGTCACTTCCCGAGGTTCGCAAACTAACCGGCCTGGATCTTGACGATGACGAAGTGACCACGATCGGCGGATGGCTGTACAGCCATCTCGAAGAGCCTGCTGTCGGCAAAGAAATCGCTCAGGGGCATAGCAAGCTTATCGTTCGTGAAATGAACCGTCACCGCATCCGCAAGGTGGAAATCGCGATCCGGTCAAATCACGAGCAGACGATGGAGGAATCCCTCACATAA